From a single Myxocyprinus asiaticus isolate MX2 ecotype Aquarium Trade chromosome 33, UBuf_Myxa_2, whole genome shotgun sequence genomic region:
- the LOC127424695 gene encoding DALR anticodon-binding domain-containing protein 3 isoform X1, which produces MMEEAVPFSIVSTVKALNSALRGDAEHEAEISREREKLWFKESSAKNLRNRDFLSPNTVLTTLYAGGEVPSEVLSGIRCLRGSGVLPIGASEVTLEGLRVCVDRCAAFRGVLCGIMPYLKPAAQRQGCVLINCPALHTKQATPSPNTLALGQLRTALIADHLGAQLRGQGYTVFFCPALPQESDIVNFLKTLGIDWPTVPVSWTNEDREEKMKKALENSSYRDREMDRGKRRSRGEEIEGEKRGIKEEVRINLTQVVQDDNLQGYDPSLGTCTVQREMLCHLAQLDSASADFPVSTATVLHVTSCQDEFRQQQTAMLWRAAGAMAMQRLVICGPVKTPGVQMNAAQYLQLRKAQMKEASEIKYGDQVEGQTWDDIIRVMTSATVRFELLSTVHTSPVTLDVQRDSGVSTKGPRGGVFVMYNCARLHTLFSSYEKGVEQGLYPEIPAGTELDFSALKEEGEWLLLFNYLIPFSELLDQSGQLLEHEGGGARVNLRTEQVCRFLVSLSKDFSSYYNRVHVLGEPLPHLFNQMFCRLLLLRALRELYHSALDSLNLPPIPQL; this is translated from the exons ATGATGGAAGAAGCCGTGCCTTTCAGCATCGTGTCCACCGTTAAAGCGCTGAACAGTGCACTGCGGGGAGACGCGGAACATGAAGCCGAGATCAGCCGGGAGCGAGAGAAGCTCTGGTTCAAGGAAAGCAGCGCAAAAAACCTGAGAAATCGGGACTTCTTGTCTCCTAATACGGTTCTCACGACGTTGTACGCCGGTGGAGAG GTTCCCTCTGAGGTTCTCAGTGGTATTCGCTGTCTTCGTGGGAGTGGTGTGTTGCCAATAGGAGCCAGTGAAGTGACCTTGGAAggattgcgtgtgtgtgtggatcGCTGTGCAGCTTTCAGAGGTGTTCTGTGTGGAATAATGCCATACCTAAAACCTGCTGCTCAGagacagggctgtgttctcatcaACTGCCCCGCCCTTCACACCAAACAAGCCACGCCCTCTCCTAATACATTAGCACTGGGGCAACTCCGAACCGCTCTAATTGCCGACCACCTCGGGGCACAGCTCAGAGgacaagg GTACACTGTGTTCTTTTGCCCAGCCTTGCCACAAGAGAGTGACATTGTCAACTTCCTAAAAACACTTGGCATTGATTGGCCAACGGTTCCTGTCAGTTGGACCAATGAGGACAGGGAGGAGAAGATGAAAAAAGCTTTAGAGAACTCTTCCTACCGAGACAGAGAGATGGATAGAGGAAAGAGGAGAAGCAGAGGAGAAGAGATAgagggagagaagagagggattaAAGAAGAGGTTAGGATAAACCTTACACAAGTGGTACAGGATGACAATCTCCAGGGTTATGATCCCAGTCTTGGCACATGCACAG TGCAGAGAGAAATGCTGTGTCACCTCGCCCAGCTTGACAGCGCTTCTGCAGATTTCCCT GTCTCCACAGCAACAGTCCTGCATGTCACTTCCTGTCAGGATGAGTTTCGTCAGCAGCAAACAGCCATGCTGTGGAGAGCAGCGGGTGCAATGGCAATGCAG AGATTGGTGATTTGTGGTCCTGTTAAAACACCTGGTGTTCAGATGAATGCAGCACAGTATCTCCA ATTAAGAAAAGCTCAGATGAAAGAAGCCTCAGAAATCAAGTATGGAGACCAAGTTGAAG GTCAGACATGGGATGACATCATCAGAGTCATGACATCAGCCACTGTTAGATTTGAGCTTCTGTCCACGGTGCACACAAGTCCA GTGACACTAGATGTGCAGCGGGACAGCGGCGTGTCCACGAAGGGCCCCAGGGGTGGAGTCTTTGTCATGTATAACTGTGCTCGTCTTCACACTCTTTTTAGCAGCTACGAGAAAGGGGTGGAGCAAG GTCTTTATCCAGAAATTCCTGCAGGCACAGAGCTAGACTTTTCTGCACTAAAAGAGGAG GGGGAGTGGCTTCTTCTCTTCAATTACCTCATTCCATTCTCTGAACTACTGGACCAATCAGGACAGCTCCTGGAGCATGAAGGGGGTGGAGCCAGAGTTAATTTAAGAACTGAACAG GTGTGCAGATTCTTGGTGTCTCTCAGTAAAGATTTTAGCTCCTATTACAACAGAGTCCATGTGCTTGGG gAGCCACTGCCTCACCTCTTTAATCAGATGTTTTGTCGTTTATTGTTGCTGAGAGCATTAAGAGAACTTTACCACAGCGCCCTGGACTCCCTTAACCTGCCCCCAATTCCCCAGCTATAG
- the LOC127424695 gene encoding DALR anticodon-binding domain-containing protein 3 isoform X2 — MTVPSEVLSGIRCLRGSGVLPIGASEVTLEGLRVCVDRCAAFRGVLCGIMPYLKPAAQRQGCVLINCPALHTKQATPSPNTLALGQLRTALIADHLGAQLRGQGYTVFFCPALPQESDIVNFLKTLGIDWPTVPVSWTNEDREEKMKKALENSSYRDREMDRGKRRSRGEEIEGEKRGIKEEVRINLTQVVQDDNLQGYDPSLGTCTVQREMLCHLAQLDSASADFPVSTATVLHVTSCQDEFRQQQTAMLWRAAGAMAMQRLVICGPVKTPGVQMNAAQYLQLRKAQMKEASEIKYGDQVEGQTWDDIIRVMTSATVRFELLSTVHTSPVTLDVQRDSGVSTKGPRGGVFVMYNCARLHTLFSSYEKGVEQGLYPEIPAGTELDFSALKEEGEWLLLFNYLIPFSELLDQSGQLLEHEGGGARVNLRTEQVCRFLVSLSKDFSSYYNRVHVLGEPLPHLFNQMFCRLLLLRALRELYHSALDSLNLPPIPQL; from the exons atgaca GTTCCCTCTGAGGTTCTCAGTGGTATTCGCTGTCTTCGTGGGAGTGGTGTGTTGCCAATAGGAGCCAGTGAAGTGACCTTGGAAggattgcgtgtgtgtgtggatcGCTGTGCAGCTTTCAGAGGTGTTCTGTGTGGAATAATGCCATACCTAAAACCTGCTGCTCAGagacagggctgtgttctcatcaACTGCCCCGCCCTTCACACCAAACAAGCCACGCCCTCTCCTAATACATTAGCACTGGGGCAACTCCGAACCGCTCTAATTGCCGACCACCTCGGGGCACAGCTCAGAGgacaagg GTACACTGTGTTCTTTTGCCCAGCCTTGCCACAAGAGAGTGACATTGTCAACTTCCTAAAAACACTTGGCATTGATTGGCCAACGGTTCCTGTCAGTTGGACCAATGAGGACAGGGAGGAGAAGATGAAAAAAGCTTTAGAGAACTCTTCCTACCGAGACAGAGAGATGGATAGAGGAAAGAGGAGAAGCAGAGGAGAAGAGATAgagggagagaagagagggattaAAGAAGAGGTTAGGATAAACCTTACACAAGTGGTACAGGATGACAATCTCCAGGGTTATGATCCCAGTCTTGGCACATGCACAG TGCAGAGAGAAATGCTGTGTCACCTCGCCCAGCTTGACAGCGCTTCTGCAGATTTCCCT GTCTCCACAGCAACAGTCCTGCATGTCACTTCCTGTCAGGATGAGTTTCGTCAGCAGCAAACAGCCATGCTGTGGAGAGCAGCGGGTGCAATGGCAATGCAG AGATTGGTGATTTGTGGTCCTGTTAAAACACCTGGTGTTCAGATGAATGCAGCACAGTATCTCCA ATTAAGAAAAGCTCAGATGAAAGAAGCCTCAGAAATCAAGTATGGAGACCAAGTTGAAG GTCAGACATGGGATGACATCATCAGAGTCATGACATCAGCCACTGTTAGATTTGAGCTTCTGTCCACGGTGCACACAAGTCCA GTGACACTAGATGTGCAGCGGGACAGCGGCGTGTCCACGAAGGGCCCCAGGGGTGGAGTCTTTGTCATGTATAACTGTGCTCGTCTTCACACTCTTTTTAGCAGCTACGAGAAAGGGGTGGAGCAAG GTCTTTATCCAGAAATTCCTGCAGGCACAGAGCTAGACTTTTCTGCACTAAAAGAGGAG GGGGAGTGGCTTCTTCTCTTCAATTACCTCATTCCATTCTCTGAACTACTGGACCAATCAGGACAGCTCCTGGAGCATGAAGGGGGTGGAGCCAGAGTTAATTTAAGAACTGAACAG GTGTGCAGATTCTTGGTGTCTCTCAGTAAAGATTTTAGCTCCTATTACAACAGAGTCCATGTGCTTGGG gAGCCACTGCCTCACCTCTTTAATCAGATGTTTTGTCGTTTATTGTTGCTGAGAGCATTAAGAGAACTTTACCACAGCGCCCTGGACTCCCTTAACCTGCCCCCAATTCCCCAGCTATAG